In Oculatellaceae cyanobacterium, a single window of DNA contains:
- a CDS encoding MBL fold metallo-hydrolase, translating into MADLNQRHPKNINGNFYVDFTCIDCDTCRWMAPEVFHRVDEQSTVYHQPDNDAEHLKAMQALLSCPTASIGTVEKPQDIKVAHQSFPILIEDDVYHCGYHAENSYAAASYLIHRSDGNILVDSPRFAPPLVKRLEEMGGIKYMYLTHIDDVADHRKFREHFGCDRILHTNEINNSTRDVEIQLTNFEPVQFAPNLLIIPVPGHTKGHTVLLYNHKFLFTGDHLAWSPILNHLIAFDHVCWYSWEEQLKSMRRLANYAFEWVLPGHGRRFHADKQTMQHQMQQCLAWMESVGD; encoded by the coding sequence ATGGCTGACCTTAATCAACGTCACCCTAAAAATATCAATGGCAATTTTTATGTAGATTTTACCTGTATTGATTGTGATACTTGTCGCTGGATGGCTCCAGAAGTGTTTCATCGTGTTGATGAGCAATCAACCGTTTATCATCAACCAGATAACGATGCAGAACACTTAAAAGCTATGCAAGCACTACTATCTTGTCCAACTGCTTCAATTGGTACTGTTGAGAAACCTCAAGATATTAAAGTTGCTCACCAAAGTTTTCCCATCTTAATAGAGGATGATGTTTATCATTGTGGCTACCATGCTGAAAATTCTTATGCTGCCGCAAGTTACTTAATTCATCGCTCAGATGGGAATATTTTAGTAGATTCTCCCCGATTTGCGCCGCCACTGGTGAAACGATTGGAAGAGATGGGTGGAATTAAGTATATGTATCTAACTCATATTGATGATGTGGCAGATCATCGCAAGTTTCGAGAGCATTTTGGGTGCGATCGCATTCTCCACACCAACGAGATCAATAATAGTACTCGTGACGTGGAAATTCAATTGACTAATTTCGAGCCAGTGCAATTTGCTCCAAACCTTCTAATTATCCCAGTTCCAGGGCATACTAAAGGTCATACTGTCCTGCTATATAATCATAAATTTCTCTTCACTGGCGATCATCTCGCTTGGTCACCTATACTCAATCATCTCATTGCCTTCGATCATGTCTGCTGGTATTCCTGGGAAGAACAGCTTAAATCAATGCGTCGTTTAGCTAATTATGCCTTTGAATGGGTACTACCAGGACATGGCAGACGGTTTCATGCTGACAAACAAACAATGCAACACCAAATGCAGCAATGTCTAGCTTGGATGGAATCTGTTGGCGATTAG
- a CDS encoding ribbon-helix-helix protein, CopG family produces the protein MARMLRLEIRLNEKEYAKIKAEAEKRGVSMADILREPIRFLPDV, from the coding sequence ATGGCTAGAATGTTAAGATTAGAAATTAGATTGAACGAAAAGGAATACGCTAAAATTAAAGCAGAAGCGGAAAAGCGCGGGGTATCTATGGCTGATATCTTGCGTGAGCCTATTAGATTTCTACCGGATGTTTAA